In one Mesoaciditoga lauensis cd-1655R = DSM 25116 genomic region, the following are encoded:
- a CDS encoding ATP-binding protein, giving the protein MLKQIAIVSGKGGTGKTTLSASFSYLADSRVMADCDVDAPNLHIILKPEIKETQQYVGSKKAVLDQNKCTKCGICQETCRFEAIGFDGEKYFVKEYACEGCNACVMKCPTGALRLEDSLSGEYYSSQTEKGPMIHALLRPGEETTGGLIAEVRKKAVSVAHEEDIHLIIIDGAPGIGCPATSSITSTSYVVIVAEPTMSGLHDLKRIVKTVEHFRIPMGIVINKYDINEEQTRKIEKYCEESSLEILGKIPYDTMVKTATEQAKPVISYDCPSANEIKKIWNKVENKVMKG; this is encoded by the coding sequence ATGTTGAAGCAAATAGCGATAGTAAGTGGAAAAGGCGGAACGGGTAAAACAACGTTGTCGGCTTCATTTTCTTATCTAGCCGATTCAAGGGTAATGGCCGATTGCGATGTTGATGCCCCAAATCTCCATATAATTTTGAAACCGGAAATAAAGGAAACTCAGCAATACGTAGGATCGAAAAAAGCCGTTTTAGACCAAAATAAATGTACAAAATGTGGAATATGTCAAGAAACGTGCAGGTTTGAAGCGATAGGATTTGATGGAGAAAAGTATTTTGTAAAAGAATATGCATGTGAAGGATGCAACGCCTGCGTCATGAAGTGTCCAACTGGTGCTTTGAGACTTGAAGACAGCTTGAGTGGAGAATATTACTCTTCCCAAACGGAAAAAGGACCTATGATCCACGCACTTTTGAGGCCCGGCGAAGAAACGACAGGAGGGCTTATAGCGGAAGTTAGAAAGAAGGCTGTAAGCGTGGCACATGAAGAAGATATCCATCTCATCATCATAGATGGTGCTCCAGGTATAGGGTGCCCTGCAACGTCTTCTATAACTTCCACAAGTTACGTCGTTATCGTCGCCGAACCAACGATGAGTGGCCTGCACGATTTAAAGCGTATCGTTAAAACCGTTGAACATTTCAGAATACCAATGGGAATTGTGATAAACAAATACGATATCAACGAAGAACAAACCCGGAAAATAGAAAAGTATTGTGAAGAGAGCTCGTTGGAAATACTTGGGAAGATACCTTACGATACGATGGTAAAAACCGCCACCGAACAGGCTAAACCCGTTATTTCGTACGATTGCCCTTCAGCAAATGAAATAAAGAAAATATGGAACAAGGTTGAAAATAAAGTGATGAAAGGGTGA
- a CDS encoding NifB/NifX family molybdenum-iron cluster-binding protein, whose product MKIMLATNEPTLESAIADRFARAPYFLIYDTENKKFESISNDADMAHGMGPKAVQITIDNGAEVLISALPGGNAMEALKSAEIAVYDGRGLKASEAIEKFENGELKKV is encoded by the coding sequence ATGAAGATCATGCTCGCAACAAATGAACCAACGTTGGAAAGCGCAATAGCGGATAGATTTGCAAGGGCCCCCTATTTTTTGATTTACGATACGGAAAACAAGAAATTTGAGTCCATAAGCAACGATGCTGACATGGCACATGGTATGGGGCCTAAGGCAGTTCAAATTACTATAGACAACGGTGCTGAAGTTTTGATATCCGCTTTACCAGGCGGAAATGCTATGGAAGCCTTGAAAAGCGCTGAAATAGCCGTGTACGATGGAAGAGGCTTAAAGGCATCGGAAGCGATAGAAAAATTTGAAAATGGAGAATTGAAAAAAGTATGA
- a CDS encoding radical SAM protein codes for MEYKHVYGPVPSRRLGKSLGVSPIPSKTCNYSCVYCQLGRTDHMTNLRQDFYDPQEILNEILDAVKNNPNGIDYVTFVGEGEPTLCKSLDYLIRETKLRTKLPVAVITNGSLLYMEDVRNDLKDADVVLPSLDADDEETFKKINRPHGEIDFNKMVEGLKVFSKIRNGQLWVEVMLVKGINDDEKHLKGIAGILKEISSDRVYVNVPIRPPAEKWVEIPDEESLVKAHEILHSYVISGYEEGEFHIDDPSKLYDEIIKICERHPMREEQIKELAEKFGFSEEEMILKVQNNPAVKIIEYHGKRFFLVKPKQE; via the coding sequence ATGGAATACAAGCACGTTTACGGCCCTGTTCCATCTAGAAGGTTGGGAAAGTCTTTGGGGGTAAGTCCAATACCCTCAAAGACTTGTAATTATTCCTGCGTTTACTGCCAGCTTGGAAGAACCGATCACATGACAAACCTTCGTCAAGATTTTTACGATCCGCAAGAAATACTAAACGAGATCTTAGATGCGGTTAAAAACAATCCCAACGGTATAGACTACGTGACCTTTGTCGGCGAAGGAGAACCGACTCTTTGCAAATCATTGGATTATCTCATAAGAGAGACGAAGCTAAGAACAAAACTTCCGGTTGCAGTTATCACAAATGGATCTCTTTTGTACATGGAAGATGTAAGAAATGATTTAAAAGATGCTGACGTTGTGTTGCCTTCTTTAGATGCGGACGATGAAGAAACGTTCAAAAAGATAAACAGACCGCACGGAGAAATAGATTTTAATAAAATGGTGGAAGGATTAAAAGTTTTCTCGAAAATTCGGAATGGACAATTGTGGGTTGAAGTGATGCTTGTGAAGGGCATAAACGATGATGAAAAACATCTTAAAGGAATTGCAGGAATTTTAAAAGAAATTAGTTCAGATCGTGTTTACGTCAATGTCCCAATTCGACCACCTGCAGAAAAATGGGTGGAAATTCCAGATGAAGAATCCCTTGTAAAAGCTCACGAAATCCTTCACAGCTATGTTATAAGCGGTTACGAAGAAGGAGAATTCCATATAGACGATCCAAGCAAGCTTTACGATGAGATAATCAAAATCTGTGAACGCCATCCAATGAGAGAAGAGCAGATCAAAGAGCTGGCAGAAAAGTTTGGGTTCTCTGAGGAAGAGATGATTTTAAAAGTCCAAAACAACCCAGCAGTTAAAATCATAGAGTACCATGGAAAGCGCTTCTTTCTTGTAAAACCAAAGCAGGAGTAA
- a CDS encoding NifB/NifX family molybdenum-iron cluster-binding protein: MEKLKVCIPTKDEKTIYKGHLGDADLFMIYEWDGKDYKLVEKKKNIPFEEKKHGDQKKMQHILSIVGNCELFVGSMLSPNFLNLRDKTKIQPVVSKIEDIEKTFEVLNKNVETIEELTQKRKNGEHPRVIPQISEDETRLLS; encoded by the coding sequence ATGGAGAAATTAAAAGTTTGCATTCCAACAAAGGACGAAAAAACCATCTACAAAGGCCATTTGGGAGATGCGGATCTTTTCATGATCTACGAATGGGATGGAAAAGACTACAAATTGGTGGAAAAGAAGAAGAACATACCATTTGAGGAGAAAAAGCATGGCGATCAAAAGAAAATGCAGCATATTTTGAGCATAGTTGGAAACTGTGAACTGTTCGTCGGTAGCATGCTGAGCCCTAATTTCCTGAACCTGCGGGATAAAACTAAAATTCAGCCCGTTGTTTCAAAAATAGAAGATATTGAGAAAACCTTTGAAGTGTTAAACAAAAATGTTGAAACGATTGAAGAGCTCACTCAAAAGAGAAAAAACGGTGAACATCCACGCGTTATTCCTCAAATTTCTGAAGACGAAACGCGTTTGCTTTCATGA
- the serS gene encoding serine--tRNA ligase, whose translation MLDIKLIRNDPERVKELLKRRKVKPEEIDEVLELDKKIRELTTTLNSSRAERNSISKEVARFKAANDEEGAKRILERGKDLSREIKADETELSKLQKELKDKLLNIPNLPFEKVPVGKDETENVEIRKWGEPRKFDFDPKAHWELGPQRNLLDFERASKLSGSRFTILYREAAQMERALISFMLDLHTTKHGYTEVMPPHMVSRETMINTGKLPKFEEESYSTTLDDLFLIPTAEVPLSALHTNEIIDEKNLPLKYVAYTPCYRREAGSYGKDVKGMIRQHQFDKVELVMYTRPEESYEALEALTHDAEEVLQYLKLPYRVIELCTGDLGFVASRTYDIEVWLPSYNNYKEISSCSNVTDYQARRANERYRKSDNTLDFVHTLNGSGLAVGRTLVAIFENYQKENGKIEVPEVLRPYMGGKEEI comes from the coding sequence TTGTTGGATATAAAGCTCATAAGAAATGATCCGGAAAGGGTAAAAGAGTTATTGAAAAGAAGAAAGGTAAAGCCTGAAGAAATAGATGAAGTCTTAGAACTTGATAAAAAGATAAGAGAGCTTACCACAACGCTGAATTCATCACGAGCAGAGAGAAATTCTATTTCGAAAGAAGTGGCAAGGTTTAAAGCTGCAAATGATGAAGAAGGCGCAAAACGCATTTTGGAAAGGGGAAAAGATCTTTCAAGAGAGATAAAGGCAGATGAAACGGAACTTTCAAAATTGCAGAAAGAATTAAAGGATAAACTTTTAAACATTCCAAATCTTCCCTTTGAGAAGGTACCCGTTGGAAAAGATGAAACGGAAAATGTAGAAATAAGAAAATGGGGAGAGCCCAGAAAATTTGACTTTGATCCTAAAGCCCATTGGGAGCTTGGACCTCAAAGGAATTTGTTGGATTTTGAAAGAGCTTCGAAATTATCCGGTTCACGTTTCACGATTCTTTACAGAGAAGCAGCACAAATGGAAAGGGCATTGATATCTTTCATGTTGGACTTACATACCACAAAACACGGTTATACTGAGGTAATGCCTCCACATATGGTAAGCCGTGAAACGATGATAAACACTGGAAAATTGCCAAAGTTTGAAGAGGAATCCTATTCCACCACTCTCGATGATCTTTTCCTCATTCCCACGGCTGAAGTTCCCCTTTCGGCTTTGCACACAAACGAGATAATAGATGAAAAAAACCTTCCTCTTAAATACGTGGCTTACACCCCTTGTTATAGAAGGGAAGCTGGAAGTTACGGTAAGGACGTCAAAGGCATGATCCGCCAGCATCAATTTGACAAAGTGGAACTCGTCATGTACACGCGCCCAGAAGAATCTTATGAGGCTTTGGAAGCGCTTACGCACGATGCAGAAGAAGTCTTACAGTATCTAAAACTTCCTTACAGGGTTATAGAACTGTGTACAGGTGATCTGGGATTTGTGGCATCAAGAACGTACGACATCGAGGTATGGTTGCCTTCTTACAACAATTACAAGGAAATCTCTTCTTGCAGTAACGTAACGGATTACCAAGCTAGAAGAGCAAATGAAAGATACAGAAAATCCGATAACACCCTTGATTTCGTGCACACTTTGAACGGTTCAGGGTTAGCCGTTGGAAGAACACTCGTGGCGATATTCGAGAACTACCAGAAAGAAAACGGAAAAATAGAAGTTCCAGAAGTTTTGAGACCTTATATGGGAGGAAAAGAAGAGATCTGA
- a CDS encoding RsmE family RNA methyltransferase, producing the protein MSSFFFAQIDGKMAHFDEHEMRHIKVLRYSKNSEIKFTDGKGTLYLGKLASSSTAEILQKLDFQPPSTTNITIVLSPVRWERTKFAIEKAVELGANRLWFMNMERTTRKKTESKLMKMKFVARDAMKQCGSFYLPEIKDAQYQEFSKDATKILLDTKTYRTFKDLQFSNNVIIAVGPEGGFSERENDFFKANGFESVKMGKRILRTETAVIASLTLVNYLLGNF; encoded by the coding sequence ATGTCTTCTTTCTTCTTCGCTCAAATAGATGGAAAAATGGCGCATTTTGATGAGCACGAAATGCGCCATATTAAGGTTCTGAGGTATTCAAAAAATTCTGAAATAAAGTTCACGGATGGCAAAGGCACCCTTTACCTTGGAAAACTTGCATCTTCAAGTACCGCCGAAATACTCCAAAAATTGGATTTCCAACCTCCTTCCACCACTAACATAACGATTGTGCTTTCACCCGTAAGATGGGAAAGAACAAAATTTGCAATTGAAAAAGCGGTTGAGTTAGGGGCAAATCGACTATGGTTTATGAATATGGAACGAACCACAAGGAAGAAAACGGAGTCAAAATTAATGAAAATGAAATTCGTTGCCCGCGATGCAATGAAGCAATGTGGTTCTTTCTATTTGCCTGAAATAAAAGATGCACAGTATCAAGAATTTTCAAAAGACGCAACGAAAATCCTCTTAGACACAAAGACATATAGAACTTTTAAAGACTTGCAGTTTTCAAACAACGTGATAATTGCCGTAGGACCAGAGGGCGGATTCAGCGAAAGGGAAAATGATTTCTTCAAAGCAAATGGCTTTGAAAGTGTGAAAATGGGTAAAAGAATTCTTAGAACAGAAACTGCCGTGATAGCATCTCTAACGTTGGTGAATTACTTGCTTGGGAATTTTTAA
- a CDS encoding ATP-binding protein: MRKIAVLSGKGGTGKTTVATNLAYSLRKMGKKVQLLDADAEEPNSHIFFEVEYTQEESVDILIPKIDRNVCTHCGACAKACEFSAISVSPKHIMVFEYLCHGCGVCSMVCPVNAISEEPKPIGKVKLGKTKDGISFGEGILNIGEPSAVRIIRQMKKHMDENADVIVIDSPPGTSCPVVETLQDMDFALLVTEPTPFGLHDLQLSVEAIRELDIPMGVIINRYDGVYTEVEKYLESENIPLMMKIPYDVEIARSYSNGRLFSKDKNEYVKKFTDLYEKVEANVKC, translated from the coding sequence ATGAGGAAAATAGCTGTCCTGTCTGGAAAAGGTGGAACCGGAAAAACAACTGTCGCGACGAACTTGGCTTATTCCCTTCGCAAAATGGGGAAGAAAGTTCAGCTTTTGGATGCAGATGCAGAAGAGCCAAACTCTCATATCTTCTTTGAAGTTGAGTACACTCAAGAAGAATCTGTCGACATCTTGATTCCAAAAATTGATAGGAACGTATGCACTCATTGTGGTGCATGTGCCAAGGCGTGCGAGTTCTCGGCTATAAGTGTTTCACCAAAACATATAATGGTATTTGAATACCTGTGTCACGGTTGTGGAGTTTGCTCTATGGTATGCCCTGTCAACGCTATTTCAGAAGAGCCAAAACCAATAGGAAAAGTAAAACTTGGCAAGACAAAAGATGGAATTTCGTTTGGCGAAGGAATACTTAACATAGGAGAGCCCTCAGCGGTAAGAATAATAAGACAGATGAAAAAGCATATGGATGAAAACGCAGATGTAATCGTTATAGATTCTCCTCCAGGCACGTCATGCCCGGTGGTTGAAACGCTGCAAGATATGGATTTTGCACTCTTGGTTACCGAACCGACGCCCTTTGGACTACACGATTTACAGCTATCGGTGGAAGCCATAAGAGAACTTGATATCCCAATGGGAGTAATCATAAACAGATACGATGGAGTTTACACCGAAGTTGAAAAATATCTTGAGAGCGAAAACATTCCTCTTATGATGAAAATACCTTACGATGTAGAAATAGCGAGAAGCTATTCGAATGGTAGGCTTTTTTCGAAAGACAAAAATGAATATGTAAAAAAATTCACCGACTTGTATGAGAAAGTCGAGGCGAACGTCAAATGTTGA
- a CDS encoding DUF362 domain-containing protein — translation MPWVREDLCKGCGICVNVCPVDGAIKMVNGKAQINNSICTRCGKCMEACPTNAIRPNSENPSLRGIGGGRGMSGMGRGMGRGQGRGMGRGRGFGQGDW, via the coding sequence ATGCCATGGGTTAGAGAAGATTTATGCAAAGGCTGTGGCATATGTGTGAATGTGTGCCCAGTAGACGGAGCCATAAAAATGGTAAATGGAAAGGCTCAAATAAACAACTCCATATGTACCAGATGTGGCAAATGTATGGAAGCATGTCCTACCAACGCCATACGCCCAAATTCTGAAAATCCTTCCTTACGTGGTATAGGAGGAGGACGCGGAATGAGCGGAATGGGTAGAGGAATGGGGCGTGGACAGGGCCGTGGCATGGGACGTGGCCGTGGTTTTGGGCAAGGCGATTGGTGA